The Procambarus clarkii isolate CNS0578487 chromosome 56, FALCON_Pclarkii_2.0, whole genome shotgun sequence genome includes a region encoding these proteins:
- the LOC138353160 gene encoding uncharacterized protein — translation MATPEKLKRSLIGLKGHLTRLLNKSENLSKAAPVDYHQLEISLRVADLKFKQVKTMTESYISVLNNTDTDPDDIDQVIAETSQYEEDTQDKFKLLLNIVDTHKVTLNVTVFHHSTVQAEARLPSLDLPTFAGLDEENWDTFWTSFNAHAHSRTSTDKVTKLSYLLCLLKRKAKVITNLSLAENNYDVAIQLLEVNYCNKELSVANLFYQLVDISSPSNRPDSLQNIRLEAEFLVKALGTKEVPASE, via the coding sequence atggctactcctgaaaaaTTAAAGAGATCTCTGATAGGCCTTAAAGGTCATCTTACGAGATTGCTCAATAAGTCAGAGAACTTATCTAAAGCAGCACCAGTTGACTATCATCAACTTGAAATATCtctgagagtagctgatctcaaatttaAGCAAGTCAAGACTATGACTGAGTCTTATATCAGTGTGTTGAATAATACTGACACTGATCCTGATGACATAGACCAAGTCATAGCAGAAACATCTCAGTATGAAGAAGACACCCAAGATAAATTCAAACTTCTACTTAATATAGTGGATACACATAAAGTAACTCTAAATGTCACTGTATTTCATCACAGTACAGTACAAGCTGAGGCACGTTTACCTTCCTTGGACTTACCCACATTTGCTggactggatgaagaaaattgggatacattttggacttcatttaaTGCACATGCACATTCTAGAACCTCTACAGATAAGGTAACAAAATTGTCATACCTTCTATGTCTCCTCAAAAGGAAAGCTAAGGTCATAACTAATTTATCTCTTGCAGAGAATAACTATGATGTAGCTATACAACTGTTGGAAGTTAATTATTGCAACAAAGAATTAAGTGTAGCTAATCTATTTTATCAACTAGTGGATATAAGTTCACCTAGTAACCGACCTGACTCCCTTCAAAACATCAGGTTGGAAGCAGAGTTCCTTGTGAAAGCGTTAGGTACTAAGGAAGTACCAGCTTCAGAATGA